A window of the Cytophagaceae bacterium genome harbors these coding sequences:
- a CDS encoding S8 family peptidase, whose amino-acid sequence MKKIYIIFFSLFCFAVSGQNKYFIYLKDKSGTAYTTNKPEEFLSARSIDRRKTQNIQITPRDIPVNQSYLTQISAKGAKIIGKSKWLNAVLISASETQLNEIKKLSFVSSVEGNGDIRGARIGQKSDFNNKFGVQEEYNYGNSLNQIQQLGADKMHKAGYTGKGILIAILDSGFENAINLDVFKHLVSEKKILMTYDFVDQETDVYDDHNHGTSVLSCIAAKSPGKLYGTAPDATVALFRTEDVSSETKIEEVNWLIAAEKADSLGADVINSSLGYYEFDNPKQDYTYADMNGKNTICAKAADFAAGVGIIVVVSAGNEGNTAWKYISTPADADSVISVGAVDVNGNPAGFSSFGPGATGLVKPEVAARGSQTALAYPNNTIGTSSGTSFSSPIMAGFCASLKQAFPTITAMQMRKVIIESASKFETPDTRIGYGIPNYEKAAKLAEELIARPLAIENQEFDFSISPNPFFNNSEIKLSGIEPKPDAEYFVIDYSGKTVFTKNGIIKLNEALQKLQPGNYILKLKSGERVYSGKVVKGD is encoded by the coding sequence TTGAAGAAAATTTATATCATTTTTTTTAGCCTTTTCTGCTTTGCCGTTTCCGGTCAAAACAAATATTTTATTTATTTAAAAGACAAATCTGGTACGGCTTATACTACGAATAAACCCGAAGAATTTCTGTCTGCAAGAAGTATAGACAGACGAAAAACCCAGAATATACAGATTACACCTAGAGATATCCCTGTTAATCAATCTTATTTAACACAAATAAGTGCAAAAGGTGCAAAAATCATTGGAAAATCAAAATGGCTCAATGCGGTATTGATTTCTGCTTCAGAAACGCAACTCAATGAAATTAAAAAACTAAGTTTTGTGAGCTCCGTAGAAGGAAACGGAGATATCAGAGGTGCTAGAATTGGTCAAAAATCAGATTTTAATAACAAATTTGGAGTTCAGGAAGAATACAATTACGGCAACTCCCTCAATCAGATTCAGCAATTGGGAGCAGATAAAATGCACAAAGCCGGTTATACGGGGAAAGGAATCCTGATAGCAATTCTTGATTCCGGTTTTGAAAATGCCATCAATCTCGATGTGTTTAAGCATCTGGTTTCGGAGAAAAAAATATTGATGACATACGATTTTGTGGATCAGGAAACTGACGTTTATGATGATCACAATCATGGCACTTCGGTTTTGAGTTGTATTGCAGCCAAATCACCCGGAAAGCTTTATGGCACAGCCCCCGATGCCACAGTGGCACTATTCCGAACAGAAGATGTATCATCAGAAACCAAAATAGAAGAAGTCAACTGGTTGATTGCTGCCGAAAAGGCTGATAGTTTGGGAGCCGATGTAATCAATTCTTCTTTAGGATATTACGAATTTGACAATCCCAAACAGGATTATACATATGCCGACATGAACGGGAAAAATACCATTTGTGCCAAAGCCGCCGATTTCGCCGCCGGAGTCGGAATAATTGTGGTTGTTTCTGCAGGTAACGAAGGAAACACCGCCTGGAAATATATTTCAACTCCTGCTGATGCAGATTCGGTAATATCAGTTGGGGCGGTAGATGTCAACGGCAATCCTGCAGGTTTTTCCTCCTTTGGGCCCGGAGCAACTGGTCTTGTGAAGCCAGAAGTGGCAGCAAGAGGTTCGCAAACTGCTCTTGCCTATCCCAACAATACCATTGGAACTTCAAGCGGCACATCTTTCTCCTCTCCTATTATGGCGGGTTTTTGTGCTTCATTAAAGCAAGCATTCCCGACCATTACAGCCATGCAAATGAGGAAAGTCATCATCGAATCTGCTTCAAAATTTGAAACCCCGGATACCAGAATAGGTTACGGAATCCCGAATTATGAGAAAGCCGCAAAGCTTGCTGAGGAATTGATTGCCAGGCCATTGGCGATTGAAAATCAGGAATTTGATTTTAGCATAAGTCCAAATCCGTTTTTTAATAATTCTGAAATCAAACTTTCGGGAATAGAACCAAAACCAGACGCTGAATATTTTGTTATTGATTATTCCGGCAAAACAGTTTTCACAAAAAATGGTATTATAAAACTCAATGAGGCACTCCAAAAACTTCAGCCAGGCAATTATATTTTGAAATTAAAAAGTGGTGAAAGGGTGTATTCAGGAAAAGTGGTTAAGGGGGATTGA
- the gldC gene encoding gliding motility protein GldC codes for MAKSEINFTIELDADRVPEKIFWDATENPNEGINESKAISISVWDHYHKGLLGINLWTKDMPVDEMNHFAVDVVGNLAQMLKDSTQDPKMLEILEEAGKKMTEHLKEEAQKEK; via the coding sequence ATGGCCAAATCAGAAATAAATTTTACAATTGAACTGGATGCCGACCGTGTTCCTGAAAAGATTTTTTGGGATGCTACCGAAAATCCTAATGAAGGTATCAACGAAAGCAAAGCGATTTCTATAAGTGTGTGGGATCATTATCATAAAGGACTTTTGGGTATAAATCTTTGGACCAAAGATATGCCGGTAGATGAAATGAATCATTTTGCAGTAGATGTAGTGGGAAATTTAGCCCAGATGCTCAAAGACTCAACACAAGACCCAAAGATGCTTGAAATCTTGGAAGAAGCAGGGAAAAAAATGACGGAACATCTGAAAGAGGAAGCACAAAAAGAAAAATAA
- a CDS encoding DUF4197 domain-containing protein: MKMKKIFFISFILSIGLVSCGQKINLGNVVNAVLSGAPLSEQEISAGLKEALSVGINLGADKASATDGFFLNPAIKILLPPEVQKVESTLRNIGLGGEVDKFMLSLNRGAEQAAQEAKPIFISAIKQLTITDAINILKGEKDAATQFLRRTTSPQLVQAFEPIMVNSLNKTNATKYYGEIAGKYNKIPFVKQINPDLKGYATQKAIDGLFILVAQEEAKIRENPLARTSELLKRVFGSL, from the coding sequence ATGAAAATGAAAAAAATCTTTTTTATCTCTTTTATTTTATCCATTGGCTTGGTTTCATGCGGTCAAAAAATCAATTTGGGAAATGTTGTAAATGCGGTTCTATCAGGAGCACCACTCTCTGAGCAGGAGATATCTGCAGGTTTGAAAGAGGCTTTGAGTGTAGGAATTAATCTGGGTGCTGACAAAGCTTCGGCAACCGATGGTTTTTTTCTTAATCCAGCCATTAAAATATTACTGCCACCGGAGGTACAAAAAGTGGAATCGACCCTAAGAAATATTGGTTTGGGAGGTGAAGTTGACAAATTTATGCTTTCGCTCAATCGCGGAGCAGAGCAAGCAGCTCAGGAGGCAAAGCCGATATTTATTTCGGCGATTAAGCAGTTGACTATCACTGATGCTATTAATATTTTGAAAGGTGAAAAAGACGCTGCAACTCAATTTTTGAGAAGAACCACTTCTCCGCAACTCGTCCAGGCATTTGAGCCAATAATGGTCAATTCACTCAATAAAACCAATGCCACTAAATATTACGGAGAAATCGCAGGTAAATACAATAAAATTCCTTTTGTAAAGCAAATTAACCCTGATTTGAAAGGCTATGCAACTCAGAAAGCAATTGACGGATTGTTTATATTAGTGGCACAGGAAGAAGCTAAAATCAGAGAAAACCCGTTGGCCCGTACTTCTGAACTTCTGAAAAGAGTATTTGGTAGCCTATAA